The genomic interval acaaatgtaaagcatttataGCGCTGAAAGGTGGAACAATCCGATTTATTATTTTCCTTTCGtgaaattattgaaaatattgcaaCAAGTTGATTAAATTGCGAGAGTATTAAGTTGTAATGAATTATTTTTCAGAAATaatctttttatctttataatataaaacactaCCCGGTTTGTTAAccagtttatttatttaagtaacgTATTTGCACTTTATTTTTCAATCTATCATACCTGTTCGGATTTACCAGATGTGCTTCGTAAGTATTACTTTTatgtgcatatttgttttatgatGTGTTTGTAATTTAAGAATGcaattttacattttcattgataacatcaTAAAGGAGTTGTCAGTACAAAGTGCTTATTAGTCCCCAATAATGTGACGAtggtaataattaaaataaacgaGTAAAACAGCAAAAATTAATGTCTTTTAAAATGATAGTATTAAGGTTTAAAAATCTTGTATCCATTTGTAgaaggcctttaaaatttaaacactgTCATTCAAGTCAGTATGATCAGGCTGTGAATTGTCTGCTCAACatttgatttttgaaataaataatttattcaacAATACATTCCAATAATCATGTAATACGCTTCTGTACGCCAGTTGGTTTATTTGCATAGAAACGATATGTTAGTTTGTTGATAATGCTTAATGGTTTTTAATTTCGAAGTATTAATTCAATGCAATTTAGCATTATTTAATTAACTCAATATCAAATTGACGATCATCGAAATAGAAATATTAAATAGTCGACAATAAAGAAAACAACTCTTTGTTAGCATCATGCGTGTgatttacattttcatttaacaGAAACtaagaaacaaacaatttaaaatcaatgttaAACCAGTCAAATTCCATttattcataaaattattaaacCATCATTAAGCTCTTAttaattattgtttgtgtttgttaaatCATTTCTTCGATGATAATGTGCTTATTACCTCACCGCGCACCCTTGCCTGTTACATTATGTTATAAAGAACATTTAAGCAGATACCACAGTTTAACTCCAAACTTTCGGACTTTTGCTCTACACCTACGAGTATTACATACTGAGTGCCTGAAAGTTTCGGCACTTAGTATGTTATACTCGTTAGTGTAGAGCAAATGTAAGAGAAGACATTAAACCTTTTCGCCTTCTTTTGTAGCTTCATCCAATGAACTGCCGAGGCGGGGTAAGTGAGCCTGcaataaatgagccgcgttctgggaaaactgggcttaatgcctgtgcgtaaagtgtcgtagcAGATTAGATTGtgctgtctgcataggctaatcagggacggcgcTTTAAGCTcttatgctttttttttcaaataatttcttttcTACGTGAAAATCCCGTTAAAATGGAAAGTTTCGTTCACGATTAGCATGCGTGGACACTTAACGCGTATGCTTTAGGCCCAGTTTTCCGTAAACGTTACTGAAATCATGATCGTTTACATGCCGAACATGAGTCAGATGGTAAAGAAACTGTTAAAAAGGAATCATAATacaaactgttaattttacacGTCTGTTCTAGTGAAATTTTAAAAGAGTGCATGCTTATTGATACACTGTTAGCTATTTCATTCTTACTTTCCATTTTGGAAGTAGTTAGGTTAATACCAAaacttaatattaattttattcatttgttATTATCTATATTTGTTcgcaattttaaaatatatctaACATGTTTTAAGCAGCAAATAAagattaatcaaaataaaatccatttgttttcattatatttgcaTTATTACTATTCTCAATAAAAAACTTTTTATCAAGGTCCTATTTCATTGAGATAGCGTTTACTTTATTTACACAATGTGATTGCAGTATTTGTTCATCTAATTTCAGTTTCACAAGAGGGAACTTGAAGAGGTACATATCGCTGAATtcctttttataaaataaacgattatgttacataaataatatatatattgggTAATATTTCAAATCAAAGTATACCGAATAAAACAACTGTTCACTTTATTTCAGAATTATCCGGACGCGCATGATGTTTATGATCTACAGGTACAACGTACATGTTTTGCAGTAAACGTTCGtcaatatatgagtcgcgttctgagaaaactgggcataatgcatgtgcgtaaagtgtcgtcccagattagcctgtgcagtccgcacaggccaatcagggacgacactttccgccttaattggatttttgctaagaagagacttcattttaacgaaaaatgtaataaaatcggaaagtgtcgtccctgattagcctgtgcggattgcacaggctaatctgggacgacactttacgcgcatgcattatgcccagttttctcagaacccgactcatatgtatttgttcaacaaaTAACCTGTCTTTGAGTCAGGCTCAAAAGCATATTTATTTTTCCTTCCTTGAATACCAAACGATAGCTATTCAGACTGATTTCCACTGATGCGGATGACTGGATTGTCGTTTTCCGATGCATTATTCTGTATTTTCCTCATTGCAATTTCAACTTGTAATTATTACGTATATGCTGTATACTTATGCAGAGTATTTTTAACAGAGCTATTACAAACGGAGGTACAGACAACAAGAAACGAAAAGAAGTTCACCTTCGCAAAAAGATCTATTCCTGGGCGCACTGTCAAATAGGAAAGATCAAATGGACAACAACGAAGGCATATTCCTGGATTACGATCAGCAGTTTCCTCCATCCGAACATTCGCTTAAGCAAACTAAACAAAACGAAAGTCCGTTCCAGCATGACGGTATCGAACCAACTTTTGAACTTGTTGGAAATATAAGGATCAAAGGAGTTCCATTTGGCCTGAAGAATTTCTTTGTCTCTTCTGCGATAGAAAAAGAGCCGTCACGCGATTTGCTTCCAGATGGGGCAGTGTCTTTGGATAATGACCTGTGGACCGAAGTTAAAGACGCTATTGACTTTGGAGGAGGTACCTCCAAGTCGTCAGATGATAATTTGGTGAATGCTGGAGGTCCGAGCGAACTGTTCGACTAAATACGGCGGTTTATTATGGACATTGCTTGATTTTCGAACAATTTTCCAAACGTATTTCTTTGTAATAAAATGTGATATAACAGCAAGATATACTCCAAATATGTTCTAATAAATCAATATATCACAATGAATGATGACTTGATTCGAAAGAACAAACCAAGCTTATTAACAATCGCTCATTAATCAAGTTGTTTATGAGCAAAGGGTGTTAAACATAATAGCAACTTTGATGACAACGCATCGCATTAACGTCGTTATATTAAACAATTATCGTAACATAACATAGGAAAGTATAAACTTTTATTTACCCCGGTTTAATCAACATATTCCAATTTGTAATGATGGATTATTGCTTGATTACTTGAAAGCGTTTCCTAAATGAAAGTCACACTATACAGATAATAAACATTTGAGTTATGCAACAAACACTGGTATATATTCCGTAGCTCATGTTATATCAATATAATTTGTACTTCTGAAACCGTAGCAACATGTGAATAAATGTATGAGCCCATCACATATATTTCGTCGTAGCTGCCTAGATGGGTGTTGAAATTGTTTTCTTGTGACAATTACATGCAGCGGGAAAGTTGAATGCCAATAGAGTTTCgcaaaatgttaatgttatggAGAATGCAAACTTATGCAAGTGTTAAATGTTTACCAATAAGTGttgcatatattaaaatgtacGTTATATGTAAAATAAACAGTTGCAACAAAGCGAACGACATCTTATAGGCATACATatcgaaatattttttttatagaagcagacatatttataaactatttaacttGACTGTATATTATGATCAGAATTTGTATATTCATCAACAGagaaaactaataattttatttagTACCTTTAAACACGTTAAATTAACATATAACATTTCCAGCAAGAATCCCTAAAAcagaaaaaacataatttaaatttgaTCGCAAACATTTCAAGTTCCAGCTGTGAGCTGTACTTGCAATGGTACCTACGTTTGCTCATACGCATATAACTTTAACATGCTGCATTTGAGACTTTAGATGTTGCATAAACCAATGAAACGAATCGGATTTATTTACAAGTATCATAAACTGCTTACAAGTATAAATAACGTATGGGTCATCAATTATAAACGAGAGCGATCAGGCTCGAAATTGTTCATACTGCTCAATTCATATCgcacaattaaccctttgcatgctgggaaattcgtcgtctgctaaaatgttgtctgctgagtttttaaaattagcattttcttcgatttttttcaaagaatactatcagaatagcaaatagtttggatcctaatgagacgccacattctgtggcgtctcatctggatccaagctgtttgcaaaggtcttcaaaattcggttccagcactgaaagagttaagagcTGATATTTAGATTTACATAGTTTCCATATCTAATAATTTAAATGTACACATTAATGTTTGTGAAAATGACTAACAGTTTATTTGTCCAATCATATCGTAACAAACATTCTTTAGAAGTTTCCCTACACTGATCAGGAAGGAAGAAATGATATCAACTTTGGAATAGAACATGCCTTTTCTATACGGTATAAGAAACGCGACATTTTAAGTCGGTAAATAAACTAACTTCGCACATTTGTTTGGTCATGTTATGGATTAATAAACAACATTGTACTATTTGTcatcatataatataatttaaatagcaggtataaacacaacaacaaacgagccgtgtttgtgaaacacaatgccccttactgcgccgctttgaagccatatatttgacatttgaccttgaaggatgaccttgatcgttcatcactcaaaatgtgcagctccatgagatacacgtgcatgccaaatataaagttgctatcttaaattttgcaaaaattatgaccaatgttaaagttttggtacacacacacaatgacaggcacatacaatgacagacagacaggcctaaaacaatattcccccgatcattcgatccgggggcataaaaacatcaacAAACGTGGATTATTTAAGTTCGTTAGTCGAGAAAATAAAACCTGGGACATCTCGATGTAACATCGCACGCTTTACTTATTCACCCCAGAGGCATTTGATCTTATTCACGTATTGGATTTCAGATCTTGTTTTCATTTGGATCAAATTATCGTAGTTTTACGCACAAAATCGGTGACCGAACGGGATGACTGAGATGTACGAAATAGCGCTATATTACAACACGTTTATTGCAGGTTTGAACCCTTAAAGGATTTAAAGAGTTTGTTAatgactccaaatagtaaaacAGTGGTTGCTGCTTCAGTATGACTTTGTAAAATCCTTATTTTATTCTTCTGACTGTGGACACAATATtgatattgttatataaaatatcGTTAATCGGTCCCGCTATATTTCCAGCAGGAGAAATAACATAAATGTCAACGAAAACATTTAGCCTTAAGACGTCGTCGTTCAATTGTGATTTCGAATATGAAAAAGGCAACAATTTTTTATACGACATTGAAGGTAATGTGTGTGCGGCGGAAGAAgaacaaaataatttgataagcTACAATATGGGATACAATTAACCATTCCTGCATTAAACAATGATCTGAACTATTGACAATAGCATCACTTCATAATTATACTTGTAGCTGAAACTTCTATGATTATTGAGTGTGCATATTTAATAGAATTTGTTGAAAATAGTTTCAATTGACTATAATTTATCATGCGTTTCAAATCCGCAATGCTATTGGTCAGATCGTCAGAAAATTATCCAGAAAATGGTGTATCCGGCCAATGGCGTTTCTTGTTTTTAAAGTCAAGTTTATGAACTGAAAGTATCACGAAAAATACGTGACTGTGAAGGCGAAAGACATAACTTTTGTATTCCTATAAGACTGCCAGAAAGTGCAGTATAACAATCATGGTGAATAATACATATTCAGCAACAAGCAAGCATGAGCGTAGTCTCCGTTGattcataattaaatattgtcatggGCTCGTTGGTGTGTAATTGTTAAATTATCAAATGGACTATTTCAAAATGGAATTCGGTAAAATACCCGTATACAtattcgattttttttcttttcaattaatgttttgtttaaaatagaactatatatatatatatatatatatatatatatatatatatatatatatatatatatatatatatatatattcttaacgATACATGACTTGTATTATTTTCAGACAGTTTCCTTAGTGCGTTTATAACTTTTTACGCAAACTTTGGagtatatacattgtttatatcAATTATATATCAATCAGATTTGTGATAAAGGTTCATGTAGTAATTCTAATGAAAATATTGTGAGTATATGCCAGCATTCCGCGGAATGGCTCGGTTATACTAAACAACAAGGGCATTTTtgattttgcaaaacaaaacaaatttggttAATTGTATCGTTTAGCTTCTAAATACATGCAAAACATAATTCACAGCCAGCTCATGTGTGAAAAAGCAAAAGGGTTGGGTCACAAGATTAAGCAACAGCTTTTGTTAAAAGAATCAAGCAAACAATTTATGAGTTGCAAATGTTAacatatgatattaaaaaaacgaagaaagtaaaagaaaataattttataaaatgattcTCTCTCATAAGAATGCAAAGTATGCAACATGAACATATTATGCGGTTTATATTGCTTAGTTGT from Dreissena polymorpha isolate Duluth1 chromosome 1, UMN_Dpol_1.0, whole genome shotgun sequence carries:
- the LOC127845535 gene encoding uncharacterized protein LOC127845535 gives rise to the protein MNCRGGFHKRELEENYPDAHDVYDLQSYYKRRYRQQETKRSSPSQKDLFLGALSNRKDQMDNNEGIFLDYDQQFPPSEHSLKQTKQNESPFQHDGIEPTFELVGNIRIKGVPFGLKNFFVSSAIEKEPSRDLLPDGAVSLDNDLWTEVKDAIDFGGGTSKSSDDNLVNAGGPSELFD